aacgctaaagtgatacctgtaattatttggagtacaaaggtaattgcaactaagaaaccaaagttataagatgaatttagattgagagcacaccgataaaagacgaggtgtgcccggaatagactcatggaaatttggtgtgttctcgaaaccatgctagcacaatagaacttcgttaaataactacatattaaaatgagcgcatgtaaactagtcttaaacacaccgctcgtcacgtaacaaatctcaatcgtactgtagattttatatatgtaccgtaactataaccatggtgacatccaatgttcacgctcatggattcagtgtccaggactacctggcgcttaataacgattccgtcttccagcttccaagcaaacatgattaccgtgatattgaaatccaacacttttagctgtcttaagcagtccagtggggtggtggtgtactgcaatcataaagaacttggttgtctgtatctcataaccggagtcatcttcagtattctaggaactataatgtctttgtttattcgatttgagttatacagttctggatcgcggatcatttgtacagagacgatagctacttataatgtgataataacgatacatggcctagctatgatctttatgttcttaatgcctgctttgtacggaggatatggtaacttctttgtaccaatatatattggtggttcggaagtcgttttcccaagaaacgcgatctcctattttctagtaccattaggttctgtgttgttaactcaaagtatttgttccgagtttggtagtggtcttggttggacaatgtatcctccactaagtactagcttgatggtgttaaatccagaggcaactgattggattatcggaggtcttgcagtactaggaattagtagtattttaagttctattaacttccttggtacttgcgtcttcatgggttctaatgctggtgctaagaactatattctatatatctgggctatcatatttactgcccttatgttagtcttcactctacctattcttactggtggattagttatgatccttcttgatctacacgtaaacactgaattttatgattctatgtattctggtgatagtgtactttatcaacatctattctggttcttcggacatccagaggtatacattctaattttacctgcttttggtgtagtctcgcagacattatctatgtatgctgctagatctgtcttcggtggacaatctatgatcttagctatgggttgtatttctattctaggttccttagtatgggcacatcatatgatgacagtcggtctagaggtagataccagagcttatttctctgctatgactattatgattgcaattcctaccggtactaagattttcaactggttaggtacctatatggctagccatacaactacaaaaactgtagatctatgggctgctcttagttttatcctattgtttactctaggtggtactacaggtgtagttatgggtaacgctggtatggatattgccctacatgatacatactatattgtagctcatttccatttcgtattatctcttggtgcagtactagctactatatgtggctttatcttctatagcagagatatgttcggagatactgtaaatctattccatgtaaataccggtgcttctccatatttaagcatctggtttgtagtcttcttaggtagtatcttattaattttcatccctatgcatatacttggtttcaacgttatgccaagaaggataccagattaccctgattatctttgttatattaatacatggtgttcaattggttctatatccacaatagttatcatcttaactatgctctgcattaagtatagtggtatccaagcgtatatttgaaaaaccaacatttgtatacaagctgtacgaatatcatgacattcactttggtagtcgccttcttaatgttagtctgtacggaatacacggatcggattcttgttggcctggcacctgtttagtaactggatgaacgcttttttggtatgcatggataatactcgactcttctatagtttaaccgctactgctgggatgtatattatgtacttacggtagtactatcaagcctcttcttccaaatagatttcatggaaaacctaaaattcgatgtttgattgacatttagcatcgcattaacatatgaggatagaaggctactttaagtgcggaatcaatacctgcaggttactagaaccatttaaatgtaaatagaagatgtgtaatacaattagaatgcaaatataaagtgcaatacaaagaatcgttttaatgttacatcagatacatagtatccaccgagtaaccaggtactaaatatggtattggagaaaggagattagtaatgactgtagcaccccagaaactcatctgtccccatggtagtacataaccgaggaaagcagtggctatagtaagtagatataaaactaaaccagacatccaagcagtagttaaataactatagctggagttatacatacctcgagacatgtgtattaagatacacaagaagacgaaagaagcagttgttgcatgcaacatcctaaattcccatcctgctgctatctctaactagatgttgaacactagcaaatgcacaagatgcttcagaagtatatcggaacgctaaagtgatacctgtaattatttggagtacaaaggtaattgcaactaagaaaccaaagttataagatgaatttagattgagagcacaccgataaaagacgaggtgtgcccggaatagactcatggaaatttggtgtgttctcgaaaccatgctaggAACTTCGttaactacatattaaaatgagcgcatgtaaactagtttaaacacaccgctcgtcacgtaacaaatctcaaatcgtactgtagattttatatatgtaccgtaactataaccatggtgacatccaatgttcacgctcatggattcagtgtccaggactacTGGCGCTTataacgattccgtcttccagcttccaagcaaacatgattaccgtgatattgaaatccaacacttttagctgtcttaagcagtccagtggggtggtggtgtactgcaatcataaagaacttggttgtctgtatctcataaccggagtcatcttcagtattctaggaac
Above is a genomic segment from Besnoitia besnoiti strain Bb-Ger1 chromosome Unknown contig00203, whole genome shotgun sequence containing:
- a CDS encoding uncharacterized protein (encoded by transcript BESB_041990), producing MITVILKSNTFSCLKQSSGVVVYCNHKELGCLYLITGVIFSILGTIMSLFIRFELYSSGSRIICTETIATYNVIITIHGLAMIFMFLMPALYGGYGNFFVPIYIGGSEVVFPRNAISYFLVPLGSVLLTQSICSEFGSGLGWTMYPPLSTSLMVLNPEATDWIIGGLAVLGISSILSSINFLGTCVFMGSNAGAKNYILYIWAIIFTALMLVFTLPILTGGLVMILLDLHVNTEFYDSMYSGDSVLYQHLFWFFGHPEVYILILPAFGVVSQTLSMYAARSVFGGQSMILAMGCISILGSLVWAHHMMTVGLEVDTRAYFSAMTIMIAIPTGTKIFNWLGTYMASHTTTKTVDLWAALSFILLFTLGGTTGVVMGNAGMDIALHDTYYIVAHFHFVLSLGAVLATICGFIFYSRDMFGDTVNLFHVNTGASPYLSIWFVVFLGSILLIFIPMHILGFNVMPRRIPDYPDYLCYINTWCSIGSISTIVIILTMLCIKYSGIQAYI